The Pogona vitticeps strain Pit_001003342236 chromosome 6, PviZW2.1, whole genome shotgun sequence genome contains a region encoding:
- the LOC110087628 gene encoding snaclec agkisacutacin subunit B produces MAAWTRLITAVVIMGSITAGFEDSLQRMRRDDSDEVGHRPAGQLTYLCPCTQGCCDTDWFHYKDACYQPMWDQATWDQAKRRCNALDGHLASVHSEEENNFIFHLMNKSRNYRLGAERTHGVTANPWMWLDDTPWDFSNFTNQREQLSSNSLAVQSTDRGNIYWKSVSRDASLRFVCKYLLS; encoded by the exons ATGGCTGCTTGGACTCGCCTCATCACTGCTGTCGTGATCATGGGCAGCATTACAGCAG GTTTTGAGGACTCCCTGCAAAGGATGCGGAGGGATGACAGCGATGAAGTCGGACACCGTCCTGCTGGACAGTTAA CTTACCTATGCCCTTGCACTCAAGGATGCTGTGACACCGACTGGTTTCATTACAAAGATGCCTGTTATCAACCTATGTGGGACCAAGCAACCTGGGATCAAGCTAAA CGCAGGTGCAATGCACTGGATGGTCACCTAGCCTCTGTCCACAGTGAAGAAGAAAACAACTTCATCTTTCACTTGATGAACAAAAGTCGCAACTACCGGCTCGGAGCAGAGAGAACCCATGGG GTAACAGCAAACCCATGGATGTGGCTTGATGACACTCCGTGGGACTTCAGTAATTTCACAAACCAGCGGGAACAACTCTCCTCAAACAGCCTGGCAGTCCAGTCAACTGACAGAG GTAACATTTATTGGAAATCTGTAAGTAGAGATGCTTCGCTTAGGTTCGTCTGCAAATATCTTCTGAGCTGA